One region of Tachysurus fulvidraco isolate hzauxx_2018 chromosome 9, HZAU_PFXX_2.0, whole genome shotgun sequence genomic DNA includes:
- the c9h1orf131 gene encoding uncharacterized protein C1orf131 homolog, producing MKRTKRESEEGFDVDQDVLDRILNKLYDLGDEAGDKRSKKKHNKRRRSKQEEEEGDVTAEEDNVEKLDREKDDANVSHVTEAAGDETPASTSSDSRGLERKASDVEIVIFQDPRKKNKLKRAPETETKPAEVKEKKKKEPDVLTMEKARLDVHRFGITGFQKQEQRVFEQDRAIMLGARPPKKNYINYKAFQQTIKEKKLKEKEEEAKADTQKKKKKSSGKQKNVKQQSGSSGAQAIGHVGRFKDGMLVLSSKDIQKLNSKVKVRVRK from the exons atgaagcgaacaaaaagagaaagtgaAGAGGGTTTCGATGTGGATCAGGACGTTTTAGATCGGATACTGAACAAGCTGTACGATTTGG GAGATGAAGCAGGTGACAAAAGATCAAAGAAAAAGCACAATAAAAGGAGACGGTCGAagcaggaggaagaagagggggACGTGACGGCGGAGGAAGACAACGTAGAGAAGCTCGACCGTGAAAAGGACGACGCAAACGTGAGTCACGTGACCGAAGCCGCCGGCGACGAAACCCCTGCGTCGACGTCGTCCGACTCCAGGGGTCTAGAACGGAAAGCATCGGACGTGGAGATCGTTATATTTCAGGATCCACGGAAGAAGAACAAATTAAAACGAGCTCCTGAGACAGAAACTAAA ccAGCTGAAgtaaaggagaagaagaaaaaggagccTGATGTTCTAACCATGGAAAAG GCTCGGCTGGACGTCCACCGCTTCGGTATAACAGGATTCCAGAAGCAAGAGCAGAGAGTTTTCGAGCAGGACCGAGCCATCATGCTGGGAGCCAGG CCTCCGAAGAAGAACTACATCAATTATAAAGCGTTTCAGCAAACGATAAAGGAGAAGAAGTtgaaagaaaaggaggaggaggccAAGGCT gacacacagaaaaagaagaagaaatcatCTGGAAAGCAAAA GAACGTGAAACAGCAGTCCGGTTCCTCCGGAGCACAAGCGATCGGACACGTGGGCCGCTTTAAGGACGGCATGTTGGTGCTGAGCTCCAAGGACATTCAGAAGCTAAACAGCAAagtgaaagtgagagtgagaaagtga
- the gnpat gene encoding dihydroxyacetone phosphate acyltransferase, which produces MMASKVLYSLRDPTPKKRDDFEDVLEERRNSSDLRYALKCYTPAVYRNLAPCKASMLKNLVLQSESLRYVVERVSAETGETREVVQEEASQVLEEMAHRLQLGCVRFFAFTLSKAFKALYRSVRVNEEGIQRLQQAIQEHPVVLLPSHRSYVDFLMMSYLLFTYDLALPVIAAGMDFISMRFVGEMLRMSGAFFIRRSFGGDQLYWAVFSEYVKTILRNGYAPIEFFLEGTRSRTAKSLTPKTGLLNIVMEPFFKGEVFDVNLVPVSISYERILEESLYARELLGVPKPKESTSGLLKARRILSEDFGTMHVYFGAPVSVRSLAQGQVSRSRYNLVPRHVPQRPTADTQAFVNDVAFHLVRLQEENMVLKPWALISTLLLQNPDGVELSALSQQADWLRHLALSFGAFLDWPDGEPCIEVISSSLSIHRNLACVSGGHVRLVVPEVSGAGLSAEEAEFNRAVSVLSCGSYRNQTLHVFVRPALLAVAMHNANSSRRDEVYNCFNFLWNLFSNEFILCPGASVQDFEEACYLLVKCGAVQEVQQEVVMSSSGQATLSFLCSLMEPFLQGYQVVCQYLCEDVQEDLPEKNFVPAVRNFALRLILAGSLKCYEALSSDLQKNALAALIRLKAVRKVKTGDQVVLKINKMAVNSLEDSLGGKIPTQKPVLARL; this is translated from the exons ATGATGGCGTCTAAAGTGCTGTACTCG CTCAGAGATCCCACCCCGAAGAAAAGAGATGATTTTGAGGACGTTCTTGAGGAGAGGAGGAACTCCAGTGATCTGAGATATGCTCTGAAGTGCTACACACCTGCTGTGTATAGAAACCTGGCGCCCTGTAAAGCCAGCATGCTGAAAAACCTCGTCCTGCAGTCCGAGTCTCTGAGATACGTCGTCGAGCGG GTGTCTGCGGAGACCGGCGAGACTCGCGAGGTCGTACAGGAGGAAGCGTCTCAGGTGCTGGAGGAAATGGCTCACCGCTTGCAGCTCGGCTGTGTCCGCTTCTTCGCCTTCACACTCAGCAAAGCCTTCAAAGCGCTGTACCGTAGCGTCCGTGTCAACGAGGAGGGCATCCAGAGA CTTCAGCAGGCCATTCAGGAGCATCCGGTGGTTCTTCTGCCCAGTCACCGCAGCTACGTAGACTTCCTGATGATGTCCTACCTCCTGTTCACCTACGATCTGGCTCTACCTGTCATCGCTGCAGGAATGG ATTTTATCAGCATGAGGTTTGTTGGAGAGATGTTGCGAATGTCAGGAGCGTTTTTTATCCGCCGCTCGTTCGGAGGAGATCAACTCTATTGGGCTGTTTTCTCTGAATATGTGAAGACCATTCTAAGG AACGGTTACGCTCCGATCGAGTTCTTCCTCGAAGGCACCAGGAGCCGAACAGCGAAATCACTCACACCAAAGACAG GTCTGCTGAATATAGTCATGGAGCCGTTTTTTAAAGGAGAAGTCTTCGACGTGAACTTGGTTCCTGTGAGCATAAGTTATGAGAGAATTCTCGAAGAGTCTCTATATGCACGTGAGCTGCTTGGAGTACCAAAACCCAAAGAGTCTACATCT gGTCTGTTAAAGGCCAGGCGGATCCTTAGTGAGGATTTTGGTACGATGCACGTCTACTTCGGCGCTCCGGTGTCCGTACGTAGCCTGGCACAGGGCCAAGTGAGCCGTTCCCGGTACAACTTGGTGCCCAG ACACGTTCCTCAGAGGCCGACGGCAGACACTCAGGCGTTTGTGAATGATGTAGCGTTTCACCTGGTGCGGCTACAGGAGGAGAACATGGTACTGAAGCCCTGGGCTCTGATCTCCACCCTTCTCCTGCAGAACCCTGATGGTGTGGAGCTGTCAGCTCTCAGCCAGCAGGCAGACTGGCTCCGGCACCTGGCTCTCAGCTTCGGGGCCTTTCTGGACTGGCCAG acggTGAGCCGTGCATTGAGGTGATCAGCTCCAGTCTGAGCATACACAGAAACTTGGCATGCGTGTCTGGGGGGCATGTGCGTCTGGTTGTTCCTGAGGTGTCGGGGGCGGGGCTGAGTGCCGAAGAGGCGGAGTTTAACCGAGCGGTCAGTGTGCTGTCCTGCGGGTCCTACAGGAATCAGACGCTGCATGTGTTCGTGAGGCCGGCTCTCCTGGCTGTGGCCATGCACAACGCAAACTCCAGCCGGAGAG ACGAGGTCTACAACTGCTTTAACTTTCTGTGGAACCTTTTCTCCAATGAGTTCATCCTCTGTCCTGGAGCCTCAGTGCAG gacttcGAGGAGGCATGTTACTTGCTGGTGAAGTGCGGCGCAGTTCAGGAGGTGCAGCAGGAGGTTGTGATGTCATCGAGCGGACAGGCGACGCTGTCCTTCCTGTGTTCGCTGATGGAGCCGTTTTTGCAGGGCTACCAG gtggtgtgTCAGTATCTGTGTGAGGACGTGCAGGAAGATCTACCCGAGAAGAACTTTGTTCCTGCCGTGAGGAACTTTGCTCTCCGTCTCATCCTGGCAG GAAGCCTGAAGTGTTACGAAGCTTTATCGTCCGACTTGCAGAAGAACGCCCTGGCGGCACTGATACGGCTGAAAGCTGTCAGGAAGGTCAAAAC cGGCGATCAGGTGGTGCTGAAGATCAACAAGATGGCCGTGAACTCGTTGGAGGACTCGCTGG GGGGTAAAATTCCCACCCAGAAGCCTGTCCTCGCTCGGCTgtaa